In one Oncorhynchus nerka isolate Pitt River linkage group LG7, Oner_Uvic_2.0, whole genome shotgun sequence genomic region, the following are encoded:
- the LOC115122811 gene encoding heterogeneous nuclear ribonucleoprotein A1-like isoform X3, with protein MSKEAPREPEQLRKLFIGGLSFETTDESLRAHFEQWGSLTDCVVMRDPANKRSRGFGFVTYAGVNEVDAAMEARPHKVDGRLVEPKRAVSREDSSRPGAHVTVKKIFVGGIKEDTEDSHLRDYFEQFGKIEVIDIMTDRNSGKKRGFAFVTFDDHDAVDRIVIQKYHTLNGHNCEVRKALSRQEMQTTGMGMRGGRGGGGGGGGGNYGRGGGYGGDADSSVSGGRGGGYGGGDGGYNNGYGGGDGGYGGGPGGYGGGNRGYGGGQGGYGGGQGGGYGGGNGYNDYNNGNGNGGNFGGGNFGGSGGGGGGGNGGGNGYNDFGSYNNQASNYGPMKGNNFGGGSGGGGSGGGGGSGGGSGGGRNSGPYGGGYGGSSGGGGGGGGYGGGSGGRRF; from the exons ATGTCGAAGGAG GCCCCACGTGAACCCGAACAGCTCCGCAAACTGTTCATCGGAGGTCTGAGCTTCGAAACCACGGATGAGAGTTTGCGAGCACACTTCGAACAATGGGGATCTCTTACAGATTGTGTG GTAATGAGAGATCCAGCCAACAAGCGCTCCAGGGGGTTTGGATTTGTCACCTATGCTGGTGTGAATGAGGTTGACGCTGCCATGGAAGCACGTCCCCACAAGGTTGATGGTAGGCTCGTAGAGCCGAAGAGGGCGGTGTCCAGAGAGGACTCCAGCCGACCAGGTGCTCATGTCACAGtgaaaaaaatatttgttgggGGTATCAAGGAAGACACAGAAGACTCCCACCTGCGAGACTACTTTGAGCAATTTGGCAAGATTGAAGTAATTGACATTATGACTGACCGCAACAGTGGCAAGAAGAGGGGCTTTGCCTTTGTCACGTTTGATGACCATGATGCAGTGGACAGGATTGTTA TTCAGAAGTACCACACACTGAACGGTCACAATTGCGAAGTGAGGAAAGCCTTGTCCAGACAGGAGATGCAGACTACAGGAATGGGTATGAGGGGTG gccgtggtggtggtggtggcggcggTGGTGGCAACTATGGCAGAGGTGGGGGATACGGAG GTGATGCTGACTCGTCTGTTTCAGGAGGCAGAGGGGGTGGATATGGAGGTGGAGATGGTGGTTACAACAATGGTTATGGGGGAGGAGATG GTGGCTATGGAGGAGGACCCGGTGGTTATGGTGGTGGTAACCGTGGCTACGGTGGAGGACAAGGAGGTTATGGCGGAGGACAGGGTGGGGGCTACGGTGGCGGAAATGGTTATAACGACTACAACAATGGCAATGGCAACGGCGGGAACTTTGGCGGCG GTAACTTCGgcggcagtggtggtggtggcggcggCGGCAATGGTGGCGGAAATGGCTACAATGACTTTGGCAGCTACAACAACCAGGCTTCCAACTACGGCCCGATGAAGGGTAACAACTTTGGTGGCGGCAGCGGTGGTGGTGGCagcggcggtggtggtggcagTGGCGGGGGTAGCGGCGGTGGCAGGAACAGTGGCCCATATGGTG GTGGTTATGGAGGTAGCTCAGGTGGGGGTGGCGGCGGTGGCGGATATGGTGGGGGCTCCGGTGGACGGCGGTTCTAA
- the LOC115122811 gene encoding heterogeneous nuclear ribonucleoprotein A1-like isoform X2 has protein sequence MSKEAPREPEQLRKLFIGGLSFETTDESLRAHFEQWGSLTDCVVMRDPANKRSRGFGFVTYAGVNEVDAAMEARPHKVDGRLVEPKRAVSREDSSRPGAHVTVKKIFVGGIKEDTEDSHLRDYFEQFGKIEVIDIMTDRNSGKKRGFAFVTFDDHDAVDRIVIQKYHTLNGHNCEVRKALSRQEMQTTGMGRGGGGGGGGGNYGRGGGYGGDADSSVSGGRGGGYGGGDGGYNNGYGGGDGGYGGGPGGYGGGNRGYGGGQGGYGGGQGGGYGGGNGYNDYNNGNGNGGNFGGGKSMASPQEAAPVAGNFGGSGGGGGGGNGGGNGYNDFGSYNNQASNYGPMKGNNFGGGSGGGGSGGGGGSGGGSGGGRNSGPYGGGYGGSSGGGGGGGGYGGGSGGRRF, from the exons ATGTCGAAGGAG GCCCCACGTGAACCCGAACAGCTCCGCAAACTGTTCATCGGAGGTCTGAGCTTCGAAACCACGGATGAGAGTTTGCGAGCACACTTCGAACAATGGGGATCTCTTACAGATTGTGTG GTAATGAGAGATCCAGCCAACAAGCGCTCCAGGGGGTTTGGATTTGTCACCTATGCTGGTGTGAATGAGGTTGACGCTGCCATGGAAGCACGTCCCCACAAGGTTGATGGTAGGCTCGTAGAGCCGAAGAGGGCGGTGTCCAGAGAGGACTCCAGCCGACCAGGTGCTCATGTCACAGtgaaaaaaatatttgttgggGGTATCAAGGAAGACACAGAAGACTCCCACCTGCGAGACTACTTTGAGCAATTTGGCAAGATTGAAGTAATTGACATTATGACTGACCGCAACAGTGGCAAGAAGAGGGGCTTTGCCTTTGTCACGTTTGATGACCATGATGCAGTGGACAGGATTGTTA TTCAGAAGTACCACACACTGAACGGTCACAATTGCGAAGTGAGGAAAGCCTTGTCCAGACAGGAGATGCAGACTACAGGAATGG gccgtggtggtggtggtggcggcggTGGTGGCAACTATGGCAGAGGTGGGGGATACGGAG GTGATGCTGACTCGTCTGTTTCAGGAGGCAGAGGGGGTGGATATGGAGGTGGAGATGGTGGTTACAACAATGGTTATGGGGGAGGAGATG GTGGCTATGGAGGAGGACCCGGTGGTTATGGTGGTGGTAACCGTGGCTACGGTGGAGGACAAGGAGGTTATGGCGGAGGACAGGGTGGGGGCTACGGTGGCGGAAATGGTTATAACGACTACAACAATGGCAATGGCAACGGCGGGAACTTTGGCGGCGGTAAGTCCATGGCTTCACCACAAGAGGCAGCACCAGTTGCTG GTAACTTCGgcggcagtggtggtggtggcggcggCGGCAATGGTGGCGGAAATGGCTACAATGACTTTGGCAGCTACAACAACCAGGCTTCCAACTACGGCCCGATGAAGGGTAACAACTTTGGTGGCGGCAGCGGTGGTGGTGGCagcggcggtggtggtggcagTGGCGGGGGTAGCGGCGGTGGCAGGAACAGTGGCCCATATGGTG GTGGTTATGGAGGTAGCTCAGGTGGGGGTGGCGGCGGTGGCGGATATGGTGGGGGCTCCGGTGGACGGCGGTTCTAA
- the LOC115122811 gene encoding heterogeneous nuclear ribonucleoprotein A1-like isoform X1 yields the protein MSKEAPREPEQLRKLFIGGLSFETTDESLRAHFEQWGSLTDCVVMRDPANKRSRGFGFVTYAGVNEVDAAMEARPHKVDGRLVEPKRAVSREDSSRPGAHVTVKKIFVGGIKEDTEDSHLRDYFEQFGKIEVIDIMTDRNSGKKRGFAFVTFDDHDAVDRIVIQKYHTLNGHNCEVRKALSRQEMQTTGMGMRGGRGGGGGGGGGNYGRGGGYGGDADSSVSGGRGGGYGGGDGGYNNGYGGGDGGYGGGPGGYGGGNRGYGGGQGGYGGGQGGGYGGGNGYNDYNNGNGNGGNFGGGKSMASPQEAAPVAGNFGGSGGGGGGGNGGGNGYNDFGSYNNQASNYGPMKGNNFGGGSGGGGSGGGGGSGGGSGGGRNSGPYGGGYGGSSGGGGGGGGYGGGSGGRRF from the exons ATGTCGAAGGAG GCCCCACGTGAACCCGAACAGCTCCGCAAACTGTTCATCGGAGGTCTGAGCTTCGAAACCACGGATGAGAGTTTGCGAGCACACTTCGAACAATGGGGATCTCTTACAGATTGTGTG GTAATGAGAGATCCAGCCAACAAGCGCTCCAGGGGGTTTGGATTTGTCACCTATGCTGGTGTGAATGAGGTTGACGCTGCCATGGAAGCACGTCCCCACAAGGTTGATGGTAGGCTCGTAGAGCCGAAGAGGGCGGTGTCCAGAGAGGACTCCAGCCGACCAGGTGCTCATGTCACAGtgaaaaaaatatttgttgggGGTATCAAGGAAGACACAGAAGACTCCCACCTGCGAGACTACTTTGAGCAATTTGGCAAGATTGAAGTAATTGACATTATGACTGACCGCAACAGTGGCAAGAAGAGGGGCTTTGCCTTTGTCACGTTTGATGACCATGATGCAGTGGACAGGATTGTTA TTCAGAAGTACCACACACTGAACGGTCACAATTGCGAAGTGAGGAAAGCCTTGTCCAGACAGGAGATGCAGACTACAGGAATGGGTATGAGGGGTG gccgtggtggtggtggtggcggcggTGGTGGCAACTATGGCAGAGGTGGGGGATACGGAG GTGATGCTGACTCGTCTGTTTCAGGAGGCAGAGGGGGTGGATATGGAGGTGGAGATGGTGGTTACAACAATGGTTATGGGGGAGGAGATG GTGGCTATGGAGGAGGACCCGGTGGTTATGGTGGTGGTAACCGTGGCTACGGTGGAGGACAAGGAGGTTATGGCGGAGGACAGGGTGGGGGCTACGGTGGCGGAAATGGTTATAACGACTACAACAATGGCAATGGCAACGGCGGGAACTTTGGCGGCGGTAAGTCCATGGCTTCACCACAAGAGGCAGCACCAGTTGCTG GTAACTTCGgcggcagtggtggtggtggcggcggCGGCAATGGTGGCGGAAATGGCTACAATGACTTTGGCAGCTACAACAACCAGGCTTCCAACTACGGCCCGATGAAGGGTAACAACTTTGGTGGCGGCAGCGGTGGTGGTGGCagcggcggtggtggtggcagTGGCGGGGGTAGCGGCGGTGGCAGGAACAGTGGCCCATATGGTG GTGGTTATGGAGGTAGCTCAGGTGGGGGTGGCGGCGGTGGCGGATATGGTGGGGGCTCCGGTGGACGGCGGTTCTAA